One Urocitellus parryii isolate mUroPar1 chromosome 8, mUroPar1.hap1, whole genome shotgun sequence DNA window includes the following coding sequences:
- the LOC144256618 gene encoding uncharacterized protein LOC144256618, with protein sequence MARGRGSIWPWWAASEKQVGLSPGDTRPPLRRQLWDGGQEGARPFSREVRPTSISLFGSLYPASSVGVLRWPDTPCPPPDIRPPGVLSPEHCAVGSRVGTTQAAGDSSRQVPQVPDDAEACPEILQASVTHSPSCGTGVSAWGDGGSPALPTPVFRPHPLWPVVLGGCRRSRGTWREMMRGRGLLSLVTLFNWKPPSPRSQANFRWDPTQQQGEQPGLKQSLHLERRPPQVCQYERTPWRGLVDRPLQQERVEHTDLCSQADSGRLVVLRRILKLHHISLRTTLVTSEVSTGDTEGINAFATAICPRT encoded by the coding sequence ATGGCCAGAGGCCGCGGCTCCATCTGGCCGTGGTGGGCGGCCTCGGAGAAGCAGGTAGGCCTGAGTCCAGGGGACACACGCCCCCCACTCAGAAGACAGCTTTGGGACGGAGGTCAGGAGGGAGCCAGGCCTTTCTCAAGAGAAGTGAGACCCACTTCCATCTCTCTGTTCGGGAGTCTGTACCCAGCAAGCAGCGTCGGGGTCCTCCGCTGGCCTGACACTCCATGCCCCCCGCCTGACATCCGACCCCCTGGTGTCCTCTCCCCGGAGCACTGTGCAGTGGGGTCCAGGGTGGGAACAACACAGGCAGCAGGCGACTCCTCTAGACAGGTCCCACAGGTTCCGGATGATGCAGAGGCCTGTCCAGAGATCCTCCAGGCTTCAGTCACTCACTCTCCATCTTGCGGAACTGGAGTCAGCGCATGGGGTGATGGGGGGTCTCCCGCCCTTCCGACTCCAGTCTTCAGGCCCCACCCACTCTGGCCTGTGGTCCTGGGAGGCTGCAGACGCTCTAGGGGTACGTGGAGGGAGATGATGCGAGGAAGAGGACTCCTTTCCCTCGTCACCCTCTTTAACTGGAAACCTCCTTCCCCCAGGTCCCAGGCAAACTTCAGGTGGGATCCTACCCAACAGCAAGGTGAGCAGCCAGGGCTGAAACAATCGCTCCACTTGGAGAGGAGACCTCCACAGGTTTGTCAGTATGAGCGGACTCCTTGGAGGGGACTCGTGGATAGACCTCTTCAGCAAGAGCGTGTGGAGCACACAGACTTGTGCTCGCAGGCCGACTCTGGTCGACTTGTGGTGTTGAGAAGGATTCTGAAGCTGCATCACATTTCGCTGAGAACTACTTTGGTTACTAGTGAAGTGTCCACTGGAGACACGGAGGGCATCAATGCATTCGCGACAGCAATTTGCCCTCGTACCTAG